A genomic window from Sceloporus undulatus isolate JIND9_A2432 ecotype Alabama chromosome 9, SceUnd_v1.1, whole genome shotgun sequence includes:
- the CDC42BPG gene encoding serine/threonine-protein kinase MRCK gamma isoform X1, with product MLGVVVQELSAGAAGSKSLGWGCWERQWLLPWLLPWRRARCRVAPSPRASQVRAGLLGFCCCCCCCCWRKRRRRRLPGCWVPSPAMGSRRWGPAAPGAYSWSLEGLLDLLLCVCQECNGAPLRRERHVQRFLQWASPLAAKAKQLRLRRDDFEILKVIGRGAFGEVAVVKMKETEKVYAMKILHKWEMLKRAETACFREERDVLVHGDRQWITTLHYAFQDDHYLYLVMDYYAGGDLLTLLSKFEDRLPEDMACFYLAEMVLAIHSLHQLQYVHRDIKPDNILIDTNGHIRLADFGSCLHLSPDGTVVSSVAVGTPDYISPEILQAMEDRKGKYGPECDWWSLGVCMYELLFGETPFYAESLVETYGKIMNHEDHLQFPPDITDVSEDAKDLIRGLLCRQELRLGQKGINDFKCHPFFKGIDWDNIRQSPPPFMPEVASPADTSNFDVDDDTLKELETLPPVSHAAFSGHHLPFVGFTFTSGSPLAETNPASPSGNSSAARLEKKIRCLEREKMELSRKLQDSLPKASSKIAAKDMEIKSLQNEMAALRKQLEDNQLESDKVQRQQLDRVASGQLKALEERVKFLEQEKNEALQDLAEAQEQLRSQAWELQEEQLRQKETSEELQSAEAKCGELQAQLLRHSRQLRERQEETEAAARRVEGLRKELARSESGRKELESRIEGLMNEVSKQRKGKERTEQQLRRMKQELEELKARQSAALFRGSGSRRSVDASCNPKEEIRGLREALRLKEKQQEMLQAELARLREELGRTRMERRENLDLKEKDKEGTHLPFLENRRAPNFGDEVDALAVDDSRLDPSLSATETSKAAFANWEMQIADILRWVSDEKESRGYLQAMANRMMEEVETLKQTGAQSPGPKTPDTLWKARRLQKLEASAKLELQSALEAEIRAKQDVQEQLDKLKVAHLAIERQLQEAEKENRTLRLELEKTKGELKAQSLEGTKNQGPLIPFLSFRSSSKDAIAFGGSSDPPDVRKPTEEVQLHGEGRRSLRSNASASPSQVGATATENSPGSFKPKLHAFKTHSFSTPTKCMRCTSLLVGLVRQGLVCEACNFVCHVSCAGGASICPMPPEQLQKTLGVNPANGTGTAFEGFLSVPKPSGVKKGWQKAFVVVSDFKIFLFDVPEGKTSQCDVAAMHVTDMRDDQFSVGPVLASDVIHANSKDVPCIFRVTATQLGSPPTTSSMLFLADSEAEMRKWVQVLTELHHILQENRHHDRAVYVLKEAYDNGLPFVPHALSAAIIDRERIALGTEDGLFLIHLRTNDVLQVGDCRRVQLLLVSPQAQLLSVLCGKNHGVRIFSWSELETPEAPGTKLMEVKGCQAVAVGLICRNTTPVLCVACKRQVLCFQLTATRPPHRRIKEIQAQGYVQCLDVLGDRLCVGFPSGFSLYPLLNEGPPVHLPHAEDPRATAVAHMEALKAVEVSLSELILCFSGFGLYVDSQGRRSRPQELMWPAHPLSCCYNAPYLSVFSENAVDVFDVRKAEWIQSISLKKVRALNPEGSLCTFGSEKVRLTYLRNKAADQDEFEIPQMTDNSRRHLMRTRHKRRFSFRITEEERQLQRREMMRDPSLRSKLISAPSNFNHLVHVGPSQRHHKLQDLHAAQEEKEQEAQVRMRCSSLSETRRRPSSSGSNNTAAGSGSSFSSSSSLKHKSGSSMSDDSFTSPQGLFPGIGAPAEVSDPNCSPCAGSTSST from the exons atgctgggagtggtAGTGCAAGAGTTGTCTGCAGGGGCCGCTGGGAGCAAGAGTCTGgggtggggatgctgggagcgGCAGTGGCTCCTTCCTTGGCTCCTTCCATGGAGGAGGGCCAGGTGTCGGGTTGCGCCCAGCCCCCGAGCGAGCCAGGTCCGGGCGGGGCTCCttggcttttgctgctgctgctgctgctgctgctggagaaagaggaggaggaggaggctgcctggCTGCTGGGTGCCTTCTCCCGCGATGGGGAGCCGGCGCTGGGGCCCCGCTGCTCCGGGCGCCTACTCTTGGTCCCTGGAGGGTCTGCTGGACCTCTTGCTCTGCGTCTGCCAGGAATGCAATGGGGCCCCGCTGCGGAGGGAGAGGCACGTCCAGCGCTTCCTCCAGTGGG CCTCTCCGTTGGCCGCAAAGGCGAAACAGCTGCGTCTCCGCCGGGACGACTTTGAGATTTTGAAAGTGATTGGGCGAGGTGCCTTTGGAGAG GTTGCAGTTGTGAAGATGAAGGAGACAGAGAAGGTCTACGCCATGAAAATTCTGCATAAGTGGGAAATGCTGAAGAGAGCGGAG ACGGCTTGCTTTCGGGAGGAGCGCGACGTCTTGGTTCATGGGGACAGGCAATGGATCACCACTTTGCACTACGCCTTCCAAGATGACCATTACCTG TACCTAGTCATGGACTATTACGCCGGTGGAGACCTGCTCACCCTCCTCAGCAAATTTGAGGACCGTCTTCCCGAAGACATGGCTTGCTTCTACCTGGCAGAAATGGTCCTGGCCATCCACTCCCTCCACCAGCTCCAATACGTCCACAG GGACATCAAACCAGACAACATCCTCATTGATACGAACGGACACATCCGCCTGGCCGATTTCGGGTCCTGCCTACACCTGAGTCCGGACGGCACG GTGGTGTCTTCGGTGGCGGTGGGGACCCCGGATTATATCTCCCCGGAGATCCTGCAAGCGATGGAGGACCGGAAAGGGAAATACGGCCCCGAATGCGACTGGTGGTCCCTGGGGGTCTGCATGTACGAGCTGCTCTTTGGGGAGACCCCTTTCTACGCTGAGTCCCTGGTGGAAACGTACGGCAAGATCATGAACCACGAG GACCACTTGCAGTTCCCTCCAGACATCACCGATGTCTCTGAAGACGCCAAGGACCTGATCCGGGGGCTTCTGTGCCGCCAGGAGCTCCGCTTGGGCCAGAAAGGGATCAACGACTTCAAGTGCCACCCGTTCTTTAAGGGCATCGACTGGGACAACATCCGCCAGAGCCCTCCGCCCTTCATGCCCGAAGTTGCCAGCCCGGCTGACACCTCCAACTTCGATGTCGATGATGACACGCTCAAGGAATTG GAGACCCTTCCGCCTGTATCTCATGCCGCTTTCTCTGGCCACCATTTGCCATTCGTTGGATTTACGTTCACCTCTGGAAG CCCCCTCGCTGAGACAAACCCAGCCTCCCCTTCTGGCAACTCCAGCGCCGCGCGGCTGGAAAAAAAGATCCGCTGCCTGGAACGCGAGAAGATGGAGCTGAGCCGAAAATTGCAAG ATTCGCTGCCGAAAGCCTCATCCAAGATTGCAGCGAAAGACATGGAGATCAAGAGCCTCCAGAACGAAATGGCGGCTTTGCGGAAACAGCTGGAAG ACAACCAGCTGGAGAGCGACAAGGTCCAAAGGCAGCAACTGGACCGAGTGGCATCCGGGCAACTGAAGGCTTTGGAAGAGCGGGTGAAGTTTTTGGAACAAGAGAAGAACGAAGCACTCCAG GATCTTGCCGAAGCCCAAGAGCAGCTCCGGAGTCAGGCGTGGGAGCTCCAGGAAGAGCAGTTGCGGCAAAAGGAGACCTCCGAAGAGCTGCAGAGCGCCGAGGCGAAATGCGGAGAGCTGCAGGCCCAGCTGCTGCGACATTCCCGGCAGCTGCGCGAACGACAGGAGGAGACGGAAGCGGCGGCGCGGAGGGTGGAAGGGCTGCGCAAGGAGCTGGCGCGCTCTGAGAGTGGGCGCAAAGAG CTGGAGTCTCGCATCGAGGGCCTGATGAACGAAGTGTCCAAACAgcggaaggggaaggagagaacGGAGCAGCAGCTGCGGAGGATGAAACAGGAGCTGGAGGAGCTAAAG GCAAGGCAGAGCGCGGCCCTCTTTCGCGGCTCTGGTTCCAGGCGGTCCGTGGATGCGTCCTGTAACCCCAAGGAAGAGATTCGAGGTCTGCGGGAAGCGCTCCGGTTGAAGGAGAAGCAGCAAGAGATGCTACAGGCGGAGCTGGCTCGCCTCCGGGAAGAGCTGGGGAGAACCAGGATGGAAAG ACGGGAAAACCTCGACCTGAAAGAAAAGGACAAAGAGGGAACCCATTTGCCATTCCTGGAGAACCGCAGAGCCCCGAACTTCGGCGATGAG GTGGACGCGCTCGCCGTGGATGACTCACGCCTCGATCCATCTCTGAGCGCCACGGAGACCAGTAAAGCAGCCTTCGCCAACTGGGAGATGCAGATTGCCGACATTTTGCGCTG GGTGAGCGACGAGAAAGAATCCAGGGGTTACCTGCAAGCTATGGCCAACCGCATGATGGAGGAGGTGGAAACGCTCAAACAGACGGGCGCGCAGAGTCCGGGACCAAAAACTCCG GACACTCTCTGGAAAGCCCGGCGTTTGCAAAAATTGGAGGCTTCGGCTAAGTTGGAGCTGCAGTCGGCGCTGGAGGCCGAGATCCGAGCCAAGCAAGACGTCCAGGAGCAGCTCGATAAGCTGAAAGTGGCGCATCTGGCGATCGAACG CCAGTTgcaggaggcagagaaggagaacCGGACTTTGCGCctggagctggaaaagaccaAAGGGGAGCTGAAAGCCCAGTCGCTGGAAG GCACCAAGAACCAAGGACCTCtgatccctttcctttccttccggAGCTCAAGC AAGGACGCCATTGCTTTTGGGGGTTCCTCAGACCCCCCAGATGTCCGAAAACCCACGGAGGAGGTTCAACTCCATGGCGAAGGGAGGAGAAGCCTGCGCTCCAAT GCCTCCGCATCTCCATCCCAGGTAGGAGCAACCGCCACGGAAAACTCACCTGGATCTTTTAAG cccaAATTGCACGCCTTCAAAACGCACAGCTTCTCCACCCCAACCAAGTGCATGCGCTGCACGTCGCTCCTGGTGGGCTTGGTCCGGCAGGGTTTGGTTTGCGAGG CCTGCAACTTTGTCTGCCATGTCTCCTGCGCCGGAGGAGCCTCCATCTGCCCCATGCCCCCCGAACAGCTCCAGAAAACCTTGGGGGTCAACCCTGCCAACGGGACGGGCACCGCCTTCGAAGGATTCCTCTCG GTGCCCAAACCGTCCGGGGTGAAGAAAGGCTGGCAAAAAGCATTTGTGGTTGTTAGCGACTTCAAGATTTTCCTGTTTGATGTGCCGGAAGGGAAGACATCGCAGTGCGACGTGGCGGCCATGCATGTCACAGACATGAG GGATGACCAGTTCTCCGTGGGTCCGGTCCTGGCTTCAGACGTCATACATGCCAACAGCAAAGACGTGCCCTGTATATTTCGG GTGACGGCCACCCAACTGGGCTCTCCACCCACCACCAGTTCCATGCTCTTCTTGGCCGACAGCGAAGCCGAGATGCGGAAATGGGTGCAAGTGTTGACCGAGCTGCACCACATCCTCCAGGAGAATCGACACCACGACCGCGCCGTCTACGTACTTAAGGAGGCGTACGACAACGGGCTCCCTTTCGTCCCTCATGCGCTTTCGGCTGCCATCATAG ACCGGGAGAGGATCGCTCTGGGTACGGAAGATGGCCTCTTCTTGATTCATCTTCGGACAAACG ATGTGCTGCAGGTGGGGGACTGTCGGCGGGTGCAACTCCTCCTGGTCTCCCCACAAGCCCAGCTCCTCTCGGTGCTCTGCGGCAAGAACCACGGCGTCCGCATCTTCTCCTGGTCTGAGCTGGAGACCCCCGAGGCCCCGGGGACCAAACTGATGGAGGTGAAGGGCTGCCAGGCCGTGGCCGTGGGGCTGATCTGCCGCAACACCACCCCGGTCCTTTGCGTGGCTTGCAAGCGCCAAGTCCTCTGCTTCCAGCTGACGGCGACGCGTCCTCCCCACCGCCGCATCAAGGAGATCCAAGCCCAGGGCTACGTCCAGTGCTTGGATGTTCTGGGCGACCGCCTTTGCGTGGGCTTCCCCTCCGGCTTCTCTCTCTACCCGCTGCTCAACGAGGGACCCCCGGTCCACTTGCCCCACGCCGAGGACCCCCGCGCCACGGCCGTGGCCCACATGGAAGCCCTGAAGGCTGTGGAGGTCAGCCTGAGCGAGCTGATCCTCTGCTTCAGCGGCTTCGGCCTCTACGTGGACAGCCAGGGCCGCCGCAGCCGTCCGCAGGAGCTGATGTGGCCAGCGCACCCCCTCAGCTGCT GTTACAACGCTCCCTACTTATCCGTATTCAGTGAGAACGCAGTGGATGTCTTTGACGTCCGGAAAGCTGAATGGATTCAGAGCATCTCATTGAAAAAG GTGCGAGCGCTGAATCCCGAGGGCTCCCTTTGCACTTTTGGCAGCGAAAAGGTCCGTCTAACCTACCTGAGAAATAAGGCGGCAG ACCAGGATGAGTTTGAAATCCCTCAGATGACAGATAACAGCCGGCGGCACCTCATGAGGACTAGGCACAAGCGGCGCTTTTCCTTCCGCATCACCGAGGAGGAGCGGCAACTCCAGAGGCG GGAGATGATGCGGGACCCCAGCCTCCGTTCCAAGCTCATCTCGGCCCCCAGCAACTTCAACCATCTGGTCCATGTGGGGCCCAGCCAGAGGCATCATAAACTGCAAGACCTCCATGCA GctcaggaagagaaggaacaggaggCCCAAGTGCGAATGCGTTGCAGCAGCCTCTCGGAAACCCGGCGCCGTCCTTCGTCTTCGGGGAGCAATAACACGGCTGCGGGAAGCGGTTCTTCCTTTTCATCGTCCTCCTCCT TAAAGCACAAATCAGGCAGCTCAATGTCGGACGACTCCTTCACTTCTCCGCAGGGGCTTTTTCCAGGCATCGGTGCGCCGGCAGAG GTCTCCGATCCAAACTGTTCTCCATGCGCAGGAAGCACCAGCTCCACATGA
- the CDC42BPG gene encoding serine/threonine-protein kinase MRCK gamma isoform X2: MLGVVVQELSAGAAGSKSLGWGCWERQWLLPWLLPWRRARCRVAPSPRASQVRAGLLGFCCCCCCCCWRKRRRRRLPGCWVPSPAMGSRRWGPAAPGAYSWSLEGLLDLLLCVCQECNGAPLRRERHVQRFLQWASPLAAKAKQLRLRRDDFEILKVIGRGAFGEVAVVKMKETEKVYAMKILHKWEMLKRAETACFREERDVLVHGDRQWITTLHYAFQDDHYLYLVMDYYAGGDLLTLLSKFEDRLPEDMACFYLAEMVLAIHSLHQLQYVHRDIKPDNILIDTNGHIRLADFGSCLHLSPDGTVVSSVAVGTPDYISPEILQAMEDRKGKYGPECDWWSLGVCMYELLFGETPFYAESLVETYGKIMNHEDHLQFPPDITDVSEDAKDLIRGLLCRQELRLGQKGINDFKCHPFFKGIDWDNIRQSPPPFMPEVASPADTSNFDVDDDTLKELETLPPVSHAAFSGHHLPFVGFTFTSGSPLAETNPASPSGNSSAARLEKKIRCLEREKMELSRKLQDSLPKASSKIAAKDMEIKSLQNEMAALRKQLEDNQLESDKVQRQQLDRVASGQLKALEERVKFLEQEKNEALQDLAEAQEQLRSQAWELQEEQLRQKETSEELQSAEAKCGELQAQLLRHSRQLRERQEETEAAARRVEGLRKELARSESGRKELESRIEGLMNEVSKQRKGKERTEQQLRRMKQELEELKARQSAALFRGSGSRRSVDASCNPKEEIRGLREALRLKEKQQEMLQAELARLREELGRTRMERRENLDLKEKDKEGTHLPFLENRRAPNFGDEVDALAVDDSRLDPSLSATETSKAAFANWEMQIADILRWVSDEKESRGYLQAMANRMMEEVETLKQTGAQSPGPKTPDTLWKARRLQKLEASAKLELQSALEAEIRAKQDVQEQLDKLKVAHLAIERQLQEAEKENRTLRLELEKTKGELKAQSLEGTKNQGPLIPFLSFRSSSDAIAFGGSSDPPDVRKPTEEVQLHGEGRRSLRSNASASPSQVGATATENSPGSFKPKLHAFKTHSFSTPTKCMRCTSLLVGLVRQGLVCEACNFVCHVSCAGGASICPMPPEQLQKTLGVNPANGTGTAFEGFLSVPKPSGVKKGWQKAFVVVSDFKIFLFDVPEGKTSQCDVAAMHVTDMRDDQFSVGPVLASDVIHANSKDVPCIFRVTATQLGSPPTTSSMLFLADSEAEMRKWVQVLTELHHILQENRHHDRAVYVLKEAYDNGLPFVPHALSAAIIDRERIALGTEDGLFLIHLRTNDVLQVGDCRRVQLLLVSPQAQLLSVLCGKNHGVRIFSWSELETPEAPGTKLMEVKGCQAVAVGLICRNTTPVLCVACKRQVLCFQLTATRPPHRRIKEIQAQGYVQCLDVLGDRLCVGFPSGFSLYPLLNEGPPVHLPHAEDPRATAVAHMEALKAVEVSLSELILCFSGFGLYVDSQGRRSRPQELMWPAHPLSCCYNAPYLSVFSENAVDVFDVRKAEWIQSISLKKVRALNPEGSLCTFGSEKVRLTYLRNKAADQDEFEIPQMTDNSRRHLMRTRHKRRFSFRITEEERQLQRREMMRDPSLRSKLISAPSNFNHLVHVGPSQRHHKLQDLHAAQEEKEQEAQVRMRCSSLSETRRRPSSSGSNNTAAGSGSSFSSSSSLKHKSGSSMSDDSFTSPQGLFPGIGAPAEVSDPNCSPCAGSTSST, translated from the exons atgctgggagtggtAGTGCAAGAGTTGTCTGCAGGGGCCGCTGGGAGCAAGAGTCTGgggtggggatgctgggagcgGCAGTGGCTCCTTCCTTGGCTCCTTCCATGGAGGAGGGCCAGGTGTCGGGTTGCGCCCAGCCCCCGAGCGAGCCAGGTCCGGGCGGGGCTCCttggcttttgctgctgctgctgctgctgctgctggagaaagaggaggaggaggaggctgcctggCTGCTGGGTGCCTTCTCCCGCGATGGGGAGCCGGCGCTGGGGCCCCGCTGCTCCGGGCGCCTACTCTTGGTCCCTGGAGGGTCTGCTGGACCTCTTGCTCTGCGTCTGCCAGGAATGCAATGGGGCCCCGCTGCGGAGGGAGAGGCACGTCCAGCGCTTCCTCCAGTGGG CCTCTCCGTTGGCCGCAAAGGCGAAACAGCTGCGTCTCCGCCGGGACGACTTTGAGATTTTGAAAGTGATTGGGCGAGGTGCCTTTGGAGAG GTTGCAGTTGTGAAGATGAAGGAGACAGAGAAGGTCTACGCCATGAAAATTCTGCATAAGTGGGAAATGCTGAAGAGAGCGGAG ACGGCTTGCTTTCGGGAGGAGCGCGACGTCTTGGTTCATGGGGACAGGCAATGGATCACCACTTTGCACTACGCCTTCCAAGATGACCATTACCTG TACCTAGTCATGGACTATTACGCCGGTGGAGACCTGCTCACCCTCCTCAGCAAATTTGAGGACCGTCTTCCCGAAGACATGGCTTGCTTCTACCTGGCAGAAATGGTCCTGGCCATCCACTCCCTCCACCAGCTCCAATACGTCCACAG GGACATCAAACCAGACAACATCCTCATTGATACGAACGGACACATCCGCCTGGCCGATTTCGGGTCCTGCCTACACCTGAGTCCGGACGGCACG GTGGTGTCTTCGGTGGCGGTGGGGACCCCGGATTATATCTCCCCGGAGATCCTGCAAGCGATGGAGGACCGGAAAGGGAAATACGGCCCCGAATGCGACTGGTGGTCCCTGGGGGTCTGCATGTACGAGCTGCTCTTTGGGGAGACCCCTTTCTACGCTGAGTCCCTGGTGGAAACGTACGGCAAGATCATGAACCACGAG GACCACTTGCAGTTCCCTCCAGACATCACCGATGTCTCTGAAGACGCCAAGGACCTGATCCGGGGGCTTCTGTGCCGCCAGGAGCTCCGCTTGGGCCAGAAAGGGATCAACGACTTCAAGTGCCACCCGTTCTTTAAGGGCATCGACTGGGACAACATCCGCCAGAGCCCTCCGCCCTTCATGCCCGAAGTTGCCAGCCCGGCTGACACCTCCAACTTCGATGTCGATGATGACACGCTCAAGGAATTG GAGACCCTTCCGCCTGTATCTCATGCCGCTTTCTCTGGCCACCATTTGCCATTCGTTGGATTTACGTTCACCTCTGGAAG CCCCCTCGCTGAGACAAACCCAGCCTCCCCTTCTGGCAACTCCAGCGCCGCGCGGCTGGAAAAAAAGATCCGCTGCCTGGAACGCGAGAAGATGGAGCTGAGCCGAAAATTGCAAG ATTCGCTGCCGAAAGCCTCATCCAAGATTGCAGCGAAAGACATGGAGATCAAGAGCCTCCAGAACGAAATGGCGGCTTTGCGGAAACAGCTGGAAG ACAACCAGCTGGAGAGCGACAAGGTCCAAAGGCAGCAACTGGACCGAGTGGCATCCGGGCAACTGAAGGCTTTGGAAGAGCGGGTGAAGTTTTTGGAACAAGAGAAGAACGAAGCACTCCAG GATCTTGCCGAAGCCCAAGAGCAGCTCCGGAGTCAGGCGTGGGAGCTCCAGGAAGAGCAGTTGCGGCAAAAGGAGACCTCCGAAGAGCTGCAGAGCGCCGAGGCGAAATGCGGAGAGCTGCAGGCCCAGCTGCTGCGACATTCCCGGCAGCTGCGCGAACGACAGGAGGAGACGGAAGCGGCGGCGCGGAGGGTGGAAGGGCTGCGCAAGGAGCTGGCGCGCTCTGAGAGTGGGCGCAAAGAG CTGGAGTCTCGCATCGAGGGCCTGATGAACGAAGTGTCCAAACAgcggaaggggaaggagagaacGGAGCAGCAGCTGCGGAGGATGAAACAGGAGCTGGAGGAGCTAAAG GCAAGGCAGAGCGCGGCCCTCTTTCGCGGCTCTGGTTCCAGGCGGTCCGTGGATGCGTCCTGTAACCCCAAGGAAGAGATTCGAGGTCTGCGGGAAGCGCTCCGGTTGAAGGAGAAGCAGCAAGAGATGCTACAGGCGGAGCTGGCTCGCCTCCGGGAAGAGCTGGGGAGAACCAGGATGGAAAG ACGGGAAAACCTCGACCTGAAAGAAAAGGACAAAGAGGGAACCCATTTGCCATTCCTGGAGAACCGCAGAGCCCCGAACTTCGGCGATGAG GTGGACGCGCTCGCCGTGGATGACTCACGCCTCGATCCATCTCTGAGCGCCACGGAGACCAGTAAAGCAGCCTTCGCCAACTGGGAGATGCAGATTGCCGACATTTTGCGCTG GGTGAGCGACGAGAAAGAATCCAGGGGTTACCTGCAAGCTATGGCCAACCGCATGATGGAGGAGGTGGAAACGCTCAAACAGACGGGCGCGCAGAGTCCGGGACCAAAAACTCCG GACACTCTCTGGAAAGCCCGGCGTTTGCAAAAATTGGAGGCTTCGGCTAAGTTGGAGCTGCAGTCGGCGCTGGAGGCCGAGATCCGAGCCAAGCAAGACGTCCAGGAGCAGCTCGATAAGCTGAAAGTGGCGCATCTGGCGATCGAACG CCAGTTgcaggaggcagagaaggagaacCGGACTTTGCGCctggagctggaaaagaccaAAGGGGAGCTGAAAGCCCAGTCGCTGGAAG GCACCAAGAACCAAGGACCTCtgatccctttcctttccttccggAGCTCAAGC GACGCCATTGCTTTTGGGGGTTCCTCAGACCCCCCAGATGTCCGAAAACCCACGGAGGAGGTTCAACTCCATGGCGAAGGGAGGAGAAGCCTGCGCTCCAAT GCCTCCGCATCTCCATCCCAGGTAGGAGCAACCGCCACGGAAAACTCACCTGGATCTTTTAAG cccaAATTGCACGCCTTCAAAACGCACAGCTTCTCCACCCCAACCAAGTGCATGCGCTGCACGTCGCTCCTGGTGGGCTTGGTCCGGCAGGGTTTGGTTTGCGAGG CCTGCAACTTTGTCTGCCATGTCTCCTGCGCCGGAGGAGCCTCCATCTGCCCCATGCCCCCCGAACAGCTCCAGAAAACCTTGGGGGTCAACCCTGCCAACGGGACGGGCACCGCCTTCGAAGGATTCCTCTCG GTGCCCAAACCGTCCGGGGTGAAGAAAGGCTGGCAAAAAGCATTTGTGGTTGTTAGCGACTTCAAGATTTTCCTGTTTGATGTGCCGGAAGGGAAGACATCGCAGTGCGACGTGGCGGCCATGCATGTCACAGACATGAG GGATGACCAGTTCTCCGTGGGTCCGGTCCTGGCTTCAGACGTCATACATGCCAACAGCAAAGACGTGCCCTGTATATTTCGG GTGACGGCCACCCAACTGGGCTCTCCACCCACCACCAGTTCCATGCTCTTCTTGGCCGACAGCGAAGCCGAGATGCGGAAATGGGTGCAAGTGTTGACCGAGCTGCACCACATCCTCCAGGAGAATCGACACCACGACCGCGCCGTCTACGTACTTAAGGAGGCGTACGACAACGGGCTCCCTTTCGTCCCTCATGCGCTTTCGGCTGCCATCATAG ACCGGGAGAGGATCGCTCTGGGTACGGAAGATGGCCTCTTCTTGATTCATCTTCGGACAAACG ATGTGCTGCAGGTGGGGGACTGTCGGCGGGTGCAACTCCTCCTGGTCTCCCCACAAGCCCAGCTCCTCTCGGTGCTCTGCGGCAAGAACCACGGCGTCCGCATCTTCTCCTGGTCTGAGCTGGAGACCCCCGAGGCCCCGGGGACCAAACTGATGGAGGTGAAGGGCTGCCAGGCCGTGGCCGTGGGGCTGATCTGCCGCAACACCACCCCGGTCCTTTGCGTGGCTTGCAAGCGCCAAGTCCTCTGCTTCCAGCTGACGGCGACGCGTCCTCCCCACCGCCGCATCAAGGAGATCCAAGCCCAGGGCTACGTCCAGTGCTTGGATGTTCTGGGCGACCGCCTTTGCGTGGGCTTCCCCTCCGGCTTCTCTCTCTACCCGCTGCTCAACGAGGGACCCCCGGTCCACTTGCCCCACGCCGAGGACCCCCGCGCCACGGCCGTGGCCCACATGGAAGCCCTGAAGGCTGTGGAGGTCAGCCTGAGCGAGCTGATCCTCTGCTTCAGCGGCTTCGGCCTCTACGTGGACAGCCAGGGCCGCCGCAGCCGTCCGCAGGAGCTGATGTGGCCAGCGCACCCCCTCAGCTGCT GTTACAACGCTCCCTACTTATCCGTATTCAGTGAGAACGCAGTGGATGTCTTTGACGTCCGGAAAGCTGAATGGATTCAGAGCATCTCATTGAAAAAG GTGCGAGCGCTGAATCCCGAGGGCTCCCTTTGCACTTTTGGCAGCGAAAAGGTCCGTCTAACCTACCTGAGAAATAAGGCGGCAG ACCAGGATGAGTTTGAAATCCCTCAGATGACAGATAACAGCCGGCGGCACCTCATGAGGACTAGGCACAAGCGGCGCTTTTCCTTCCGCATCACCGAGGAGGAGCGGCAACTCCAGAGGCG GGAGATGATGCGGGACCCCAGCCTCCGTTCCAAGCTCATCTCGGCCCCCAGCAACTTCAACCATCTGGTCCATGTGGGGCCCAGCCAGAGGCATCATAAACTGCAAGACCTCCATGCA GctcaggaagagaaggaacaggaggCCCAAGTGCGAATGCGTTGCAGCAGCCTCTCGGAAACCCGGCGCCGTCCTTCGTCTTCGGGGAGCAATAACACGGCTGCGGGAAGCGGTTCTTCCTTTTCATCGTCCTCCTCCT TAAAGCACAAATCAGGCAGCTCAATGTCGGACGACTCCTTCACTTCTCCGCAGGGGCTTTTTCCAGGCATCGGTGCGCCGGCAGAG GTCTCCGATCCAAACTGTTCTCCATGCGCAGGAAGCACCAGCTCCACATGA